The Brassica oleracea var. oleracea cultivar TO1000 chromosome C6, BOL, whole genome shotgun sequence genome includes a region encoding these proteins:
- the LOC106300230 gene encoding probable serine/threonine-protein kinase At1g09600 encodes MGCICATARSPNAAVANTDLLDSSKSILQLLPPPSSSSSIKEGSFTRPNSSASITVVANVYPEARRPSTSSDRNSNNPVVIVGAPTRRVTAMPVGQPKQKSECLTGNKTESTSGEWPSWLASVAGEAIKGWVPRSADSYEKLDKIGQGTYSSVYKARDLETGKIVAMKKVRFVNMDPESVRFMAREILILRKLDHPNVMKLEGLVTSRLSGSLYLVFEYMEHDLAGLAATPGIKFSETQIKCYMQQLFRGLEHCHRRGILHRDIKGSNLLINNEGVLKIGDFGLANFYRGDGDIQLTSRVVTLWYRAPELLLGATEYGPAIDLWSAGCILTELFAGKPIMPGRTEVEQMHKIFKLCGSPSEDYWRRETLPLATSFKPSHPYKAVLAETFSHFPASALTLIHKLLAIEPEKRGSAASALRSEFFTTEPLPANPSSLPRYPPSKELDAKLRNEEARKVKAEDKKRRGGETVTRGRAKDLNTAQTPEFMVAGQSKVTCISHKFKTDEEGGTGFRIEPPRRGIQQNGYAHASTVVHPSVADTEWNRGGSIKRKTNAELKSRVTQTGDLSGDSGRRSSSRDYSTGNAPRKNRIHYSGPLMPPGGNLDEMLKEHEKQIQQAVRKARVEKSGQQQRYTGRNAR; translated from the exons ATGGGTTGTATTTGCGCCACCGCGCGTTCTCCAAACGCCGCCGTTGCCAACACTGACCTATTGGATTCAAGCAAATCCATCCTTCAACTTCTCCCTCCTCCTTCGTCCTCTTCATCTATAAAGGAAGGATCTTTCACACGTCCGAACTCTTCAGCTTCCATCACCGTCGTGGCTAATGTTTATCCAGAGGCGCGCCGTCCCTCCACGTCATCTGATCGAAACAGCAATAACCCAGTAGTTATTGTCGGAGCTCCGACCAGAAGAGTTACGGCTATGCCGGTGGGGCAGCCTAAGCAGAAGTCAGAGTGTTTGACGGGGAATAAAACAGAATCCACTAGCGGAGAATGGCCATCTTGGTTGGCTTCTGTTGCCGGAGAAGCCATCAAGGGATGGGTTCCTCGCTCCGCAGATTCCTATGAGAAGTTAGACAAA ATTGGACAGGGGACATACAGCAGCGTGTACAAAGCCAGAGACTTGGAAACAGGAAAGATCGTTGCGATGAAGAAAGTTCGGTTTGTGAACATGGATCCAGAGAGTGTCCGGTTCATGGCCAGGGAGATTCTCATTCTTCGTAAGCTTGACCACCCTAATGTCATGAAGCTTGAAGGTCTAGTCACCTCTAGACTCTCAGGTAGTCTCTACCTTGTCTTTGAGTACATGGAACATGATCTCGCAGGTCTAGCTGCAACTCCTGGAATCAAATTCTCCGAAACTCAG ATAAAATGCTATATGCAACAGCTGTTTCGTGGGCTTGAACATTGCCACAGAAGAGGAATCCTCCACCGTGATATCAAGGGATCTAATCTCTTGATTAATAACGAAGGTGTTTTGAAGATTGGTGACTTCGGTTTGGCTAATTTTTACCGGGGTGATGGAGATATTCAGCTGACAAGTCGCGTTGTAACATTATGGTACAGAGCGCCTGAGCTGCTGCTTGGTGCTACTGAGTATGGACCAGCCATAGACCTCTGGAGCGCCGGCTGCATTCTCACTGAGCTCTTCGCTGGAAAGCCTATCATGCCAGGACGCACAGAA GTGGAGCAGATGCACAAGATCTTTAAGCTCTGTGGTTCACCCTCAGAAGATTACTGGAGAAGAGAAACTCTACCACTTGCAACAAGCTTTAAACCAAGTCACCCTTACAAGGCTGTTCTTGCTGAAACCTTCAGTCATTTCCCTGCATCGGCTCTGACACTCATACACAAGCTACTAGCAATAGAACCTGAGAAACGTGGATCAGCTGCTTCTGCATTGAGGAGCGAG TTCTTCACGACAGAGCCACTCCCTGCTAATCCATCAAGCTTGCCTAGATATCCACCAAGCAAGGAGCTTGATGCTAAGCTACGCAACGAAGAAGCAAGAAA AGTCAAGGCAGAGGATAAAAAGAGAAGAGGGGGAGAGACTGTGACAAGAGGACGAGCTAAAGATCTCAACACTGCGCAGACACCTGAGTTTATGGTCGCAGGGCAGTCCAAGGTCACATGCATAAGCCACAAGTTCAAAACAGACGAGGAAGGCGGCACAGGGTTTAGGATTGAACCACCAAGAAGAGGGATCCAGCAGAACGGCTACGCTCATGCTTCTACAGTGGTTCACCCAAGTGTTGCTGATACAGAATGGAACAGAGGAGGAAGCATCAAAAGGAAAACCAATGCAGAGTTGAAGTCAAGGGTAACACAAACAGGAGACTTGTCTGGTGATTCTGGTAGAAGAAGTTCCAGCAGAGATTACTCAACC GGCAACGCACCAAGGAAAAACAGGATTCATTACTCAGGACCATTGATGCCTCCTGGAGGAAATCTTGATGAAATGCTCAAAGAACACGAGAAGCAGATCCAACAAGCTGTCCGCAAAGCTCGTGTCGAAAAGTCAGGGCAACAGCAGCGTTACACAGGAAGAAATGCTCGGTAG
- the LOC106300231 gene encoding lysine histidine transporter-like 5 isoform X1 — MTFNAPLSADDEENNNKKQMDYNDWLPITASRNAKWYYSAFHNVTAMVGAGVLGLPFAMSQLGWGPGLVAIMLSWLITFYSLWQMVNLHESVPGKRFDRYSELGQEAFGPKLGYWIVLPQQLMVQIASDIVYNVTGGKSLKKFVELLFPHLHHIRQTYYILGFGVLQVGLSQSPDFNSIKIISLLAALMSFLYSMIASVASIVKGMEHHPAEYGVRGHTTASMIFDAFNGVGTIAFAFAGHSVVLEIQATIPSTPEVPSKKPMWKGVVVAYFIVIVCYLCVAISGYWAFGAHVEDDVLISLERPVWLIAAANFMVFIHVIGSYQVFAMSVFDAIESYLVKTLKFTPSVMLRLVARSTYVAIVCLIAICIPFFGGLLGFFGGLVFSSTSYFIPCIIWLVMKRPKLFSFHWFASWFAITIGVLIAIFAPIGGMRHIILSAKSYQLFS; from the exons ATGACGTTCAATGCGCCTCTTTCAGCG GATGATGAGGAGAACAATAATAAGAAGCAAATGGATTACAACGATTGGTTACCGATCACCGCGTCTAGAAATGCCAAGTGGTATTACTCCGCCTTCCACAATGTCACGGCCATGGTCGGCGCCGGAGTTCTCGGTCTCCCTTTCGCCATGTCACAACTTGGCTG GGGACCTGGACTTGTTGCCATAATGTTATCATGGCTTATAACGTTCTACTCGTTGTGGCAAATGGTTAATTTGCATGAAAGCGTTCCCGGGAAACGGTTTGACCGTTACTCGGAGCTAGGCCAAGAGGCGTTCGGACCAAAACTAGGTTACTGGATCGTCTTGCCGCAACAGCTCATGGTCCAGATCGCTTCCGACATAGTCTACAACGTGACCGGGGGAAAATCGCTTAAGAAATTCGTCGAGCTTCTTTTTCCTCATCTCCATCACATCCGTCAAACTTATTACATCCTTGGGTTCGGTGTGCTCCAAGTCGGTCTCTCTCAGTCTCCTGACTTCAACTCTATCAAGATCATCTCTCTTCTCGCTGCCCTTATGTCTTTCTT GTACTCAATGATAGCGTCTGTAGCGTCAATAGTGAAAGGAATGGAGCATCATCCAGCTGAGTACGGAGTCAGAGGACACACCACGGCCTCAATGATCTTTGACGCGTTTAATGGCGTTGGAACCATAGCGTTTGCGTTTGCGGGTCACAGTGTGGTTCTTGAGATTCAAGCTACTATTCCTTCAACACCTGAAGTCCCTTCTAAGAAACCGATGTGGAAAGGAGTCGTCGTTGCTTACTTCATCGTCATCGTTTGTTACCTCTGTGTGGCTATATCAGGTTACTGGGCTTTTGGTGCTCATGTTGAGGATGATGTCCTCATTTCCCTTGAGAGACCTGTTTGGCTTATAGCTGCAGCTAACTTCATGGTCTTTATCCACGTTATTGGAAGTTACCAG GTTTTTGCGATGTCGGTATTTGACGCGATCGAGTCATATCTTGTGAAAACACTGAAGTTCACTCCTTCAGTAATGCTGCGTCTAGTTGCACGTAGCACATACGTTG CAATTGTGTGCCTTATAGCAATTTGTATCCCCTTCTTCGGTGGTCTTTTAGGGTTCTTCGGTGGCCTTGTCTTCTCATCAACCTCATACTTC ATACCTTGCATTATATGGTTGGTCATGAAGCGACCAAAACTATTTAGCTTCCATTGGTTTGCCTCTTGG TTTGCAATAACAATTGGAGTCTTGATAGCAATCTTTGCACCAATTGGAGGAATGAGACACATTATCCTTTCAGCAAAAAGCTACCAGCTCTTCTCATAG
- the LOC106300231 gene encoding lysine histidine transporter-like 5 isoform X2 codes for MDYNDWLPITASRNAKWYYSAFHNVTAMVGAGVLGLPFAMSQLGWGPGLVAIMLSWLITFYSLWQMVNLHESVPGKRFDRYSELGQEAFGPKLGYWIVLPQQLMVQIASDIVYNVTGGKSLKKFVELLFPHLHHIRQTYYILGFGVLQVGLSQSPDFNSIKIISLLAALMSFLYSMIASVASIVKGMEHHPAEYGVRGHTTASMIFDAFNGVGTIAFAFAGHSVVLEIQATIPSTPEVPSKKPMWKGVVVAYFIVIVCYLCVAISGYWAFGAHVEDDVLISLERPVWLIAAANFMVFIHVIGSYQVFAMSVFDAIESYLVKTLKFTPSVMLRLVARSTYVAIVCLIAICIPFFGGLLGFFGGLVFSSTSYFIPCIIWLVMKRPKLFSFHWFASWFAITIGVLIAIFAPIGGMRHIILSAKSYQLFS; via the exons ATGGATTACAACGATTGGTTACCGATCACCGCGTCTAGAAATGCCAAGTGGTATTACTCCGCCTTCCACAATGTCACGGCCATGGTCGGCGCCGGAGTTCTCGGTCTCCCTTTCGCCATGTCACAACTTGGCTG GGGACCTGGACTTGTTGCCATAATGTTATCATGGCTTATAACGTTCTACTCGTTGTGGCAAATGGTTAATTTGCATGAAAGCGTTCCCGGGAAACGGTTTGACCGTTACTCGGAGCTAGGCCAAGAGGCGTTCGGACCAAAACTAGGTTACTGGATCGTCTTGCCGCAACAGCTCATGGTCCAGATCGCTTCCGACATAGTCTACAACGTGACCGGGGGAAAATCGCTTAAGAAATTCGTCGAGCTTCTTTTTCCTCATCTCCATCACATCCGTCAAACTTATTACATCCTTGGGTTCGGTGTGCTCCAAGTCGGTCTCTCTCAGTCTCCTGACTTCAACTCTATCAAGATCATCTCTCTTCTCGCTGCCCTTATGTCTTTCTT GTACTCAATGATAGCGTCTGTAGCGTCAATAGTGAAAGGAATGGAGCATCATCCAGCTGAGTACGGAGTCAGAGGACACACCACGGCCTCAATGATCTTTGACGCGTTTAATGGCGTTGGAACCATAGCGTTTGCGTTTGCGGGTCACAGTGTGGTTCTTGAGATTCAAGCTACTATTCCTTCAACACCTGAAGTCCCTTCTAAGAAACCGATGTGGAAAGGAGTCGTCGTTGCTTACTTCATCGTCATCGTTTGTTACCTCTGTGTGGCTATATCAGGTTACTGGGCTTTTGGTGCTCATGTTGAGGATGATGTCCTCATTTCCCTTGAGAGACCTGTTTGGCTTATAGCTGCAGCTAACTTCATGGTCTTTATCCACGTTATTGGAAGTTACCAG GTTTTTGCGATGTCGGTATTTGACGCGATCGAGTCATATCTTGTGAAAACACTGAAGTTCACTCCTTCAGTAATGCTGCGTCTAGTTGCACGTAGCACATACGTTG CAATTGTGTGCCTTATAGCAATTTGTATCCCCTTCTTCGGTGGTCTTTTAGGGTTCTTCGGTGGCCTTGTCTTCTCATCAACCTCATACTTC ATACCTTGCATTATATGGTTGGTCATGAAGCGACCAAAACTATTTAGCTTCCATTGGTTTGCCTCTTGG TTTGCAATAACAATTGGAGTCTTGATAGCAATCTTTGCACCAATTGGAGGAATGAGACACATTATCCTTTCAGCAAAAAGCTACCAGCTCTTCTCATAG
- the LOC106300232 gene encoding glucuronoxylan 4-O-methyltransferase 3, with the protein MTTNLHFPITLKLILSTLASLLVITLFFITRTDFSPSSYQSAPAKTIQISSSSTRTKEQSPDSVSCGKIPPSLADALIHYAASNVTPQQTLSEISVTKKVLDKTSPCNFLVFGLGHDSLMWASLNHGGRTIFLDEDESWIRQIAEKFPSLESYHVRYETKLRDAAALMSAARDREECRLGASMDLRVSKCELALKGLPEVVYETEWNLIMVDAPTGFHEEAPGRMSAIYTAGMIARSRGKGETTAVFVHDVDRTVEDEFSMAFLCRDYMTEQEGRLRHFTVPSHWDSNIAGGKYCP; encoded by the exons ATGACAACTAATCTCCACTTTCCGATAACACTGAAACTCATTCTCTCTACCTTAGCATCTCTCCTCGTGATCACTCTCTTCTTCATCACCAGAACCGATTTCTCACCGTCTTCATATCAGTCAGCGCCGGCCAAAACTATCCAGATCTCCAGCTCCTCCACCAGAACTAAAGAACAGAGCCCAGACTCCGTGAGTTGCGGTAAGATCCCTCCTTCGCTCGCCGATGCTCTCATCCACTACGCCGCCTCCAATGTCACTCCCCAGCAAACACTCTCTGAAATCTCCGTCACCAAGAAG GTCCTAGACAAGACATCGCCGTGCAACTTTCTTGTGTTTGGTCTTGGCCACGACAGCTTGATGTGGGCGTCACTAAACCACGGAGGAAGAACTATCTTCTTAGACGAGGACGAGTCATGGATACGCCAGATCGCCGAGAAGTTCCCTTCTCTGGAATCGTACCACGTACGGTACGAGACCAAGTTAAGAGACGCGGCGGCTCTGATGTCGGCGGCTAGAGATAGAGAAGAGTGCCGTCTCGGTGCGTCGATGGATCTTAGAGTTTCCAAGTGCGAGCTCGCGCTGAAGGGCTTACCGGAGGTGGTTTACGAGACGGAGTGGAATTTAATCATGGTGGATGCTCCTACGGGGTTTCACGAAGAAGCTCCGGGGAGGATGTCAGCGATTTACACGGCGGGGATGATCGCGAGGAGCCGGGGGAAAGGAGAGACGACGGCTGTTTTTGTGCATGATGTGGATAGGACTGTGGAGGATGAGTTCTCTATGGCGTTTTTGTGCAGAGATTACATGACGGAGCAAGAGGGACGACTCCGTCATTTTACGGTGCCTAGTCACTGGGACTCTAACATCGCCGGCGGTAAATACTGTCCCTAA
- the LOC106300233 gene encoding GDSL esterase/lipase At1g71691, with translation MAFHFPRLCYFPALLLVVIQLLHGVCGQLVVVEEPTYAPPPPLVVIEEPTSSPPPPLDVVNEPIFAPPPPLDVVNEPISAPPPPLNVVEEPLSAPPPPLHVVEEPISAPPPPLVKQDGNDGIVPALFVFGDSLIDNGNNNNIPSFAKANYFPYGIDFNGGPTGRFCNGLTMVDGIAQLLGLPLIPAYSEAIGDQVLRGVNYASAAAGILPDTGGNFMGRIPFDQQIHNFQTTLDQMASKSGGPVAIADSVARGLLFIGMGSNDYLNNYLMPNFPTRNQFNAHQFGDLLVQHYANHLTRLYNLGGRKFVVAGLGRMGCIPSILAQGTDGKCSEEVNQLILPFNTNVKTMISNLNQNLPDAKFIYIDITHMLEDIIANPAIYGVTTLDKGCCGIGRNRGQITCLPFETPCPNRDQYLFWDAFHPTEKVNLIMAKKAFAGDRTVAFPINIQELASLN, from the exons ATGGCTTTCCACTTCCCGCGACTATGCTACTTTCCAGCTCTTCTCTTGGTGGTTATCCAGCTTTTGCATGGCGTCTGCGGCCAACTAGTTGTGGTTGAGGAACCTACTTATGCTCCTCCGCCTCCACTAGTTGTGATTGAGGAACCTACTTCTTCTCCTCCGCCTCCATTAGATGTGGTTAATGAACCTATTTTTGCTCCTCCGCCTCCATTAGATGTGGTTAATGAACCTATTTCTGCTCCTCCGCCTCCATTAAATGTGGTTGAGGAACCTCTTTCTGCTCCTCCGCCTCCATTACATGTGGTTGAGGAACCTATTTCTGCTCCTCCGCCTCCATTGGTCAAACAAGACGGCAATGATGGCATCGTGCCGGCATTGTTTGTCTTTGGTGACTCTCTCATAGACAATGGGAACAACAATAACATCCCTTCCTTTGCTAAAGCCAATTACTTCCCTTATGGCATTGATTTCAATGGCGGTCCAACCGGTCGGTTCTGCAATGGCTTAACCATGGTCGATGGGATTG CTCAACTATTGGGGTTGCCACTGATTCCGGCGTACTCGGAAGCTATCGGAGATCAAGTGCTTCGTGGTGTCAACTACGCTTCTGCAGCCGCAGGGATTCTTCCTGACACCGGAGGAAACTTT ATGGGGCGTATACCATTCGACCAGCAGATTCATAACTTCCAGACAACGTTGGATCAGATGGCCAGCAAGTCCGGTGGTCCGGTGGCCATTGCAGACTCGGTGGCTCGAGGCTTGCTCTTCATTGGAATGGGAAGCAACGACTATCTCAACAACTACTTGATGCCCAATTTCCCTACCCGCAACCAATTCAACGCCCACCAATTCGGAGATCTCTTGGTTCAACACTACGCCAATCATCTCACC AGACTGTATAATCTTGGTGGTCGGAAATTTGTGGTGGCTGGACTTGGAAGAATGGGATGCATTCCTAGCATTCTAGCTCAAGGAACCGACGGTAAATGCTCGGAGGAAGTTAACCAACTTATTCTTCCTTTCAACACAAACGTCAAAACAATGATCTCCAATCTCAACCAGAATCTTCCGGATGCTAAATTCATTTACATCGATATCACTCATATGTTGGAAGACATCATCGCTAACCCGGCCATTTATG GAGTTACTACTTTGGACAAAGGATGTTGTGGGATAGGACGGAACAGAGGACAAATCACATGTCTTCCCTTTGAGACTCCTTGTCCTAACAGAGATCAGTATCTGTTTTGGGATGCTTTTCATCCTACCGAGAAAGTTAATCTCATAATGGCTAAGAAAGCGTTTGCTGGTGACCGCACAGTTGCGTTTCCTATCAACATTCAGGAACTGGCTAGTCTCAATTAG
- the LOC106299516 gene encoding agamous-like MADS-box protein AGL12: MVRGKIQLKRIENPVHRQVTFCKRRTGLLKKAKELSVLCDAEIGVVIFSPQGKLFELATKGTMEGVIDKYLKCTGGHRGSSSATFTSQEQFQPPNLDPKDEVNVLKKEVEMLQKGISYMFGGGDGAMNLEELLLLEKHLEYWISQIRSAKMEIMLQEIQSLRNKEGVLENANKYLLDKIEENNNSILDANFATVETNYSYIPLAMPSEIFQF; this comes from the exons ATGGTTCGTGGAAAGATTCAGCTGAAGAGGATCGAGAACCCGGTTCACAGACAAGTAACGTTCTGCAAAAGGAGAACTGGTCTTCTCAAAAAGGCTAAGGAGCTCTCTGTGCTCTGTGACGCCGAGATTGGTGTTGTAATTTTTTCTCCTCAGGGCAAGCTCTTTGAGCTTGCAACTAAAGG AACAATGGAGGGGGTGATTGATAAGTACTTGAAGTGTACTGGTGGTCATCGTGGTTCTTCTTCTGCTACTTTTACTTCTCAAGAACAATTTCAACCCCCAAATCTT GATCCGAAAGATGAGGTCAATGTGCTTAAGAAAGAGGTTGAGATGCTTCAGAAAGGAATAAG TTATATGTTTGGAGGAGGAGATGGGGCGATGAATCTTGAAGAACTTCTTCTGCTAGAGAAGCATCTTGAGTATTGGATTTCTCAGATCCGCTCTGCTAAG ATGGAGATTATGCTTCAAGAAATTCAATCCTTGAGGAACAAG GAAGGAGTCCTCGAAAATGCCAACAAGTATCTCCTCGATAAG ATAGAGGAGAACAACAATAGCATATTAGATGCTAACTTCGCAACAGTGGAGACTAACTATTCTTATATTCCACTAGCCATGCCAAGTGAAATATTTCAGTTCTAG